The Astyanax mexicanus isolate ESR-SI-001 chromosome 21, AstMex3_surface, whole genome shotgun sequence genome contains the following window.
ccaagatgtgtgaaaattgtgattaaaaaccagggttattccaccaaatattgatttctgaacccttaagtgtgtttgtgtgtcttaaTCTTCTGCAGGAGCGTGTACAGGTACCCGTGTACCACCCCACACCCAGTCAGCCCCGGCTGGCCACCCAGCTGACGGAGGAGGAGCAGATCCGGATCGCTCAGCGCATCGGCCTCATCCAGCACCTCCCCCGTGGAATCTTCGACCCCGGCTCCGAACCCTCCGACAAGAAGATCAAAGAGTGAGTGACAGGACGACTTTAAgactaaaacatttttaatgtttactTCAAATTTAGCTGTTGACTGCTTCGGCTGCTGCTGTAAATTTAGTGGAGGTTACCGTAATGTTTGCACTAAAAGGCGCATtaaaaatccttacattttttcctgttatacagaagtttcagtttagttctgaagcattagcattagccgctaaccacagtaagcgctagctcttttgccgttcggaggtgagtattattggcctgtaccttgctgctaaccccagctagcactgctggagcagcattagcattagccgctaactgtgcaaAGCACtggctagctctttcatcattcataGGCGAGTATTACTGGCTTGTaccagcgctagctctttcatcattcataGGCGAGTATTACTGGcttgtaccctgctgctaaccctggctagcactgctggagcagcattaacattacctgctaaccgtgtaAAGCGCTAGTTagttctttcaccattcagaggtgagtatatcggactgtagtctgcatgtttaccgggTTAaaagaagctctttactcacccaaataaaaagttttcagtagagaaatctgtgtagattaacatccagcactcgtttgactttaaaagaaaatgttttttttttaagaattacagtttcctGTTCCAAGTAGCCTTATAAtctaatgcgccttatgtataaaaaaatagaccagtAAAAAGAcgctcattgatagtgcgccttataatccagtaagccttatagtgtgaaaaatatgctaaatatggtCTGCAGCATTTGCTGTGGCtcttttgtgtggttagtggtgtttgttagctcggCTACtcactatataaaaatatactatgTCAAAAGatgttctgcacattttagtgtttacccTCCTGccaaacacacctgatccagtcACTAATCTAGTTTATTAACGCACCGTCTTCTCGCAGGTGTGTGATCTGCATGCTGGACTTTGAGTACGGCGACCCCATCCGGTTCCTGCCCTGCATGCACATCTACCACGTGGACTGCATCGACGCCTGGCTCATGCGCTCCTTCACCTGCCCGTCCTGCATGGAGCCCGTGGACGCCGCCTTGCTGTCCACCTACGAGACCAACTGAGAGATACGCCCACCCGCAGGGGGGCATCCACCTGATCCTGATCCTACATGCCAATCCAGTCAGCCGAGGGTTCAGCCCCACGCGAGGGATTAGCATTAGCGCGGGGGCGGTGGCTTTGGCGACCGTGTTTgggaatgtgtgtgagtgtaggtgTGCCCATGCAAAAATATGATAAGTGATACTGATATTGAAGGTATATTCCAGTGAAGTTTAAAGGTCTGTATGAATTGGaatatattgatgtattaataatatagtatattCCATTTTCTTGAAAGAGACAAGATCCTAAATTTGATTGGACGTCTAAAGACGCGTAGAGAGCATAGAGTGAAAAGAAACGTGACCTTTTATGGGCCAAAACTGTGCGATTTTGACGCTGGGTTAGCTCAGATGGAGTGATTTAATAGGAATATGAACTATTTAAAGGATAATTTTGATGGAGGTAGACtattataactgtgttataagtGGGTGGGGcaactctttttctttttttttttttttttttttttttgtctttttccacgcttttttttttttcctcccagaATGTGCAatacacagaaaaagaagaagctttttttttttgtaattgggcTTTAATGTATTTGAAGATTTTGAAGGGTTTGAAAGGTTTGAGAGGTGATGGGTGTTGATATTGTGGCTCCAAAGCACAAATCTTTGATGAATTTTGATGGAAATGtgagaaaatatatgtatatatgcatatacgctgacatgccaaaagtcatgggacactagtATCATGTACTATGACTTTTACTATGCCCTATTGAAGCTCAAGAAct
Protein-coding sequences here:
- the rnf11a gene encoding RING finger protein 11a, translating into MGNCLSSQGADDLSLLNESEGASLPGEPPPPYQERVQVPVYHPTPSQPRLATQLTEEEQIRIAQRIGLIQHLPRGIFDPGSEPSDKKIKECVICMLDFEYGDPIRFLPCMHIYHVDCIDAWLMRSFTCPSCMEPVDAALLSTYETN